A single window of Chlamydiales bacterium DNA harbors:
- a CDS encoding type IV toxin-antitoxin system AbiEi family antitoxin domain-containing protein, with amino-acid sequence MRSAAALLTLASLLGKPYFTSKEARDIGVHPAVLDYYVKTGRIKRVRRGVYQRVDYHNPSAFRWEDLVEAVYSVKEGVVCLISALAIYDLTEEIPRQHWIAVRHGTSVKTTRGVKILRYRDMELGRTAIELEGTNISIFDRERTIIDAFRLLSRETAIKALKAAIAIGGKNRIDLMKLQKYAKKLRFNIAPYLMSVTV; translated from the coding sequence ATGAGATCCGCCGCTGCTCTGCTTACACTGGCCTCGCTTCTCGGGAAACCTTATTTCACTTCTAAGGAAGCTAGAGATATAGGGGTACATCCCGCTGTTCTTGATTACTATGTCAAAACTGGCCGCATAAAAAGAGTGCGAAGAGGGGTATACCAAAGAGTGGACTATCATAATCCTTCTGCTTTCCGATGGGAAGATCTTGTCGAAGCCGTCTACTCAGTTAAAGAGGGAGTTGTTTGTCTCATTTCTGCGCTAGCGATCTATGATCTAACTGAAGAAATTCCTCGCCAACATTGGATTGCTGTTCGTCACGGCACATCTGTTAAAACTACAAGAGGCGTAAAGATTCTTCGTTATCGCGATATGGAACTCGGAAGAACAGCAATAGAGCTTGAAGGAACGAATATATCTATATTTGACCGTGAACGAACGATCATTGATGCCTTTCGCCTGCTTAGTCGGGAGACTGCAATTAAGGCGCTTAAAGCTGCAATAGCTATAGGTGGTAAAAATCGAATTGATCTCATGAAACTTCAGAAGTATGCTAAAAAACTTCGATTTAACATCGCCCCATATCTTATGAGTGTAACTGTATGA
- the carA gene encoding glutamine-hydrolyzing carbamoyl-phosphate synthase small subunit has product MIPSRLVLQEGEVFEGLAPAWQDGTFFGEVVFSTGMMGYVESLTDPSFAGQILTFTFPLIGNYGVPDRALWESSKIHAHGVIISELSSSYHHHTAVCSFQEWLQAQKVPLLTGVDTRALTKLLRERGVTLGAITSEKKLPKKFLDPNKTHLVKEVSIDEPREYGHGRKKIIAVDCGMKENIIRCLQEFPWKIKRVPFDYDYSQEEFDGVFISNGPGDPAVCKETIAILKKAMLKKKPIFGICLGSQLMGLAIGARTYKLPYGHRGHNQPCIHVPDSRCYLTSQNHGYAVSEKSLPKGWKVSFRNLNDGTIEGIEHTSLPFFSVQFHPEASPGPVDSRWLFEKFYNLVK; this is encoded by the coding sequence ATGATTCCGTCAAGGCTTGTACTTCAAGAGGGAGAAGTGTTCGAGGGCCTGGCTCCAGCCTGGCAGGATGGCACTTTTTTTGGAGAAGTCGTTTTTTCTACGGGGATGATGGGCTACGTCGAGTCGCTCACAGACCCCTCTTTCGCAGGTCAGATTCTCACCTTCACCTTTCCTCTCATTGGCAACTATGGCGTTCCCGACCGCGCACTCTGGGAGTCGAGCAAGATCCACGCCCATGGCGTGATCATCAGCGAGCTATCTTCGTCATACCACCACCACACAGCAGTTTGCTCATTTCAAGAGTGGCTTCAGGCGCAAAAGGTGCCCCTTCTTACGGGCGTCGATACGCGCGCGCTGACTAAACTCCTGCGCGAGAGGGGTGTTACGCTTGGCGCGATCACAAGCGAGAAGAAGCTGCCTAAAAAATTTTTAGATCCAAATAAGACCCACCTTGTGAAAGAGGTGAGCATCGATGAGCCGCGCGAATATGGGCACGGCAGAAAGAAGATCATCGCCGTCGACTGCGGGATGAAAGAGAATATCATCCGCTGCCTGCAGGAGTTCCCCTGGAAGATCAAGAGAGTGCCTTTTGACTACGACTACTCGCAAGAGGAGTTCGATGGAGTCTTCATCTCAAACGGTCCTGGTGATCCCGCTGTTTGCAAAGAGACGATTGCGATCTTGAAGAAGGCGATGCTGAAGAAGAAGCCGATCTTCGGCATCTGTCTGGGCTCGCAGCTGATGGGGCTTGCGATCGGCGCGCGCACCTACAAGCTGCCCTACGGACACAGAGGACACAACCAGCCCTGCATTCACGTTCCCGACAGCCGCTGTTATTTAACTTCGCAGAACCACGGGTATGCGGTGAGCGAGAAGAGCCTCCCGAAAGGATGGAAGGTCTCCTTCCGCAATCTGAATGATGGCACCATTGAGGGAATCGAGCACACAAGCCTCCCCTTCTTCTCTGTGCAGTTTCATCCGGAGGCCTCCCCTGGTCCTGTCGATTCGCGCTGGCTTTTTGAAAAATTTTATAATTTAGTAAAATGA